One window from the genome of Bacteroidota bacterium encodes:
- a CDS encoding asparagine synthetase B: MKRLHRLLILLVCFSGLMIPLRAAYILIPMDETQRNHLKAYGITYWVLEKGIEAQWLLNYRYGSFLFKYDKAFENECLVRGVSFEVIPDAKTNAILAEIANPEVNMDAVKLEKPPKIAVYTPGGKQPWDDAVTLVLTYAEIPYEKVYDEEVMLGKLPLYDWLHLHHEDFTGQYGRFWAGFANAPWYRAEVADNEATAQKLGFQKVSQLKLAVAHKIREFVGNGGFLFAMCSATDSYDIALAAEGVDICESMFDGDPADPGMNNKMDFSKCFAFQNFVLKTNPREYEFSDVDTYFTREMRGLNEDNDYFTLFDFSAKWDPVPTMLCQNHKNMVKGFWGQTTGFDKTKIKPGVLIMGENKAINEARYIHGEYMKGMWTFYGGHDPEDYRHKVEEPPTELELYPTSAGYRLILNNILFPAARKKHQKT; this comes from the coding sequence ATGAAACGTTTGCATCGCTTACTCATTTTACTTGTGTGTTTCAGCGGATTGATGATTCCGCTGCGTGCCGCTTACATACTCATCCCGATGGATGAAACACAGCGCAACCACCTCAAAGCCTACGGCATTACCTACTGGGTGCTCGAAAAAGGCATAGAGGCACAGTGGCTGCTCAACTACCGCTACGGCAGTTTCCTGTTCAAATACGATAAGGCTTTTGAAAACGAATGCCTTGTGCGCGGCGTGTCGTTTGAAGTAATTCCCGATGCCAAGACAAACGCCATACTGGCCGAAATTGCCAACCCGGAAGTAAACATGGATGCGGTGAAACTTGAAAAGCCGCCCAAAATTGCCGTGTACACACCCGGCGGCAAACAGCCGTGGGACGATGCCGTGACACTGGTGCTTACCTACGCCGAAATTCCGTACGAAAAAGTGTATGACGAAGAAGTAATGCTGGGCAAGCTGCCGCTTTACGACTGGCTGCACCTGCATCACGAAGATTTTACCGGGCAGTATGGCCGTTTCTGGGCCGGTTTTGCCAATGCACCGTGGTACCGGGCCGAAGTGGCCGATAACGAAGCCACGGCACAGAAACTGGGCTTCCAGAAAGTATCGCAGCTTAAGCTGGCGGTGGCGCATAAAATACGCGAGTTTGTGGGCAACGGCGGCTTTCTGTTTGCCATGTGCTCGGCCACCGATTCTTATGACATTGCCCTTGCGGCCGAGGGCGTGGATATTTGCGAAAGCATGTTTGACGGCGACCCGGCCGATCCGGGAATGAACAACAAAATGGATTTCTCGAAGTGCTTCGCCTTCCAGAATTTCGTGCTCAAAACCAATCCGCGCGAATACGAATTTTCGGATGTGGACACCTACTTCACCCGCGAAATGCGCGGACTGAATGAAGACAATGATTATTTTACACTGTTTGATTTTTCGGCCAAATGGGATCCGGTGCCCACCATGCTTTGCCAGAACCATAAAAACATGGTGAAAGGATTTTGGGGACAAACCACCGGTTTTGATAAAACGAAAATCAAACCCGGCGTGCTCATTATGGGCGAAAACAAAGCCATTAACGAAGCCCGCTACATACATGGCGAGTATATGAAAGGCATGTGGACGTTTTACGGCGGCCACGATCCGGAAGATTACCGCCATAAGGTAGAAGAACCGCCCACAGAACTTGAACTCTATCCCACATCGGCGGGCTATCGTTTAATTCTTAACAATATTCTGTTTCCCGCCGCACGAAAAAAGCACCAGAAAACCTGA
- a CDS encoding aminopeptidase, translating to MKSIQFLIGAAAASLFAFPLSAQEKKNKPESTLKFTVVKEAKATSVKDQYHSSTCWIFSTQSFLESEFMRMGKGETDLSEMWLVRCGYIEKAKKYMRMMGKTNFAPGGEPHDVINLAAQYGLMPQSAYAGMPAGESKVKHGEMDNVLKAILDAQLRLEEKQLNPNWLAAFTAVLDAYLGAPPVTFEVNGKKMNSKEYAASLGFNAADYVGLTSFTHQPFYKPFVLEIPDNWSWGMFQNVPLNEFSAITDNALMNGYTVAWGADVSESYFSHRSGMAIVPEKSMDDMRKGERDSLWLAPCKEKTITQLMRQEAFDNLSTQDDHGMQLTGISTDQTGKRYYMVKNSWGTSNELGGYFYCSEAYFQYKTVSILVHKSAIPKEIAKKIGL from the coding sequence ATGAAATCAATTCAGTTTCTGATTGGCGCGGCGGCGGCCTCGCTTTTTGCATTTCCGCTTTCGGCACAGGAGAAAAAAAATAAACCCGAAAGCACACTGAAATTTACCGTGGTGAAAGAAGCAAAAGCCACAAGTGTAAAAGATCAGTACCACTCAAGCACCTGCTGGATTTTCTCTACACAATCGTTTCTCGAATCGGAGTTTATGCGCATGGGTAAAGGCGAAACGGATCTTTCGGAAATGTGGCTGGTGCGTTGCGGATATATTGAGAAAGCGAAAAAGTACATGCGCATGATGGGCAAAACAAACTTTGCTCCGGGTGGCGAACCGCATGATGTGATAAACCTTGCTGCGCAATACGGACTGATGCCGCAAAGTGCTTACGCCGGTATGCCTGCCGGTGAAAGCAAAGTGAAACACGGCGAAATGGACAATGTGCTCAAAGCCATTCTTGATGCCCAGCTGCGACTTGAAGAAAAGCAACTTAATCCGAACTGGCTTGCCGCATTTACAGCTGTGCTGGACGCCTACCTCGGTGCGCCTCCTGTTACCTTTGAGGTGAACGGTAAGAAAATGAATTCAAAAGAGTATGCAGCTTCGCTGGGTTTCAATGCAGCTGATTATGTAGGGCTTACTTCATTTACGCACCAGCCTTTTTACAAACCGTTTGTACTGGAAATTCCCGACAACTGGTCGTGGGGCATGTTTCAGAATGTGCCGCTCAACGAGTTCAGCGCCATTACCGACAATGCGCTGATGAATGGTTATACGGTTGCCTGGGGCGCAGATGTATCTGAATCGTATTTCTCGCACCGAAGTGGTATGGCCATTGTGCCGGAAAAAAGCATGGACGATATGCGCAAAGGCGAAAGAGATTCGCTCTGGCTGGCTCCGTGCAAGGAAAAAACAATCACCCAGCTCATGCGTCAGGAAGCATTCGACAACCTGAGTACGCAAGACGACCACGGCATGCAACTCACCGGCATTTCAACAGACCAGACCGGGAAACGCTACTACATGGTAAAAAACTCATGGGGCACCAGCAATGAACTTGGCGGCTATTTTTATTGCTCGGAAGCATATTTCCAATACAAAACAGTAAGCATCCTCGTACACAAAAGCGCAATTCCGAAAGAGATTGCGAAGAAGATAGGTTTGTAA